Proteins found in one Triticum aestivum cultivar Chinese Spring chromosome 4D, IWGSC CS RefSeq v2.1, whole genome shotgun sequence genomic segment:
- the LOC123100756 gene encoding uncharacterized protein — protein sequence MATRMSKEELAAYQPRPGVRCEKAAAEFLARRKKEMESEPEESRTDLNAYEAGLYRVFWEQMFGKDGGSYEDITMIPPMAFTDRGCKFADLQSTIQIFSIKVKETTGGLKWPLDVYGMVAVRDVVDHNLNVIFHRERDNCQIITTEDPYLALTGPTRAVVVSVHPIYFDVDLKVKGDTKSEDKDLSFLAACYSSNGPWGSCLFDRAWTSKLSTLKFTFGHLVHSVEATVSVKLIGGTWPHGYRGVFTAETSGIPGKAMLLLDSYDGKLPMDVDGRVKLSRRVVCVEYVQPLDELGRANLRVSVEAVYIKGKDNDENVKGKKDNVKFGVDFLPKKRGRSRQMIEILSCEMEVNVVWSLMSTFKSSYKKAIASHLESLSLI from the exons ATGGCGACCAGGATGTCAAAGGAGGAGCTGGCGGCGTATCAGCCGAGGCCGGGGGTGCGCTGTGAGAAGGCGGCGGCGGAATTcttggcgaggaggaagaaggagatggaGTCAGAGCCCGAGGAGTCCCGCACCGACCTGAACGCGTACGAAGCAGGCCTCTACCGTGTTTTCTGGGAGCAGATGTTCGGCAAGGACGGCGGCTCCTACGAGGACATCA CGATGATCCCTCCCATGGCTTTCACTGATCGCGGCTGCAAGTTTGCCGACCTTCAGTCCACTATACAGATTTTTTCCATCAAAGTCAAGGAGACAACAGGAGGGTtgaagtggccgttggatgtctacgGTATGGTCGCTGTCCGTGATGTGGTCGATCACAACCTAAATGTGATATTCCATCGTGAGAGGGATAACTGCCAAATCATTACCACAGAG GATCCATATCTGGCACTAACAGGTCCTACCCGAGCTGTTGTGGTGTCTGTTCATCCTATATACTTTGATGTGGACCTTAAAGTGAAAGGTGACACAAAGTCTGAAGACAAAGATCTAAGCTTTCTAGCAGCCTGTTACAGCAGTAACGGCCCATGGGGATCCTGCTTGTTTGATCGTGCTTGGACCAGCAAGCTCAGCACTCTAAAGTTTACATTCGGCCACTTGGTTCACTCGGTGGAGGCCACAGTGAGTGTGAAACTCATTGGAGGGACGTGGCCCCATGGTTATCGAGGCGTCTTTACTGCAGAGACCTCCGGTATTCCCGGAAAGGCCATGTTGCTGCTCGATTCTTATGATGGCAAACTGCCCATGGATGTTGATGGTCGGGTGAAGCTTTCGCGTCGCGTTGTTTGCGTTGAGTATGTTCAGCCTTTGGATGAGCTTGGTAGGGCTAATCTAAGAGTTTCGGTGGAGGCAGTGTACATCAAAGGGAAGGataatgatgaaaatgtcaaaggGAAGAAAGATAATGTGAAGTTTGGGGTTGATTTTTTGCCCAAGAAAAGGGGTAGAAGCCGGCAAATGATAGAAATTCTCTCGTGTGAGATGGAAGTAAATGTTGTGTGGTCTCTTATGTCGACCTTCAAGAGCAGCTATAAGAAGGCCATTGCAAGTCACCTGGAGAGTCTAAGTTTGATTTAG